In Hamadaea flava, a genomic segment contains:
- a CDS encoding RidA family protein — MNLTLDNPAAVAAPFGDRFAHVARLDVGGGALLFLAGQVAVDDDGAVVAPGDAGAQSERIFEIIEGVLAAHGAGFADVAHIRTFMTSLDDLPAYGAVRRKHFPVESGQTPPASTTVEVSRLFLPGAVLEVEITAVVRS, encoded by the coding sequence GTGAACCTCACCCTCGACAACCCCGCCGCCGTCGCCGCCCCGTTCGGCGACCGGTTCGCCCACGTCGCCCGGCTCGACGTCGGCGGCGGCGCGCTGCTCTTCCTCGCCGGTCAGGTGGCCGTCGACGATGACGGCGCGGTGGTCGCACCCGGCGACGCCGGGGCCCAGTCCGAGCGCATCTTCGAGATCATCGAGGGGGTACTGGCCGCCCATGGCGCGGGTTTCGCCGACGTGGCGCACATCCGCACCTTCATGACCAGCCTGGACGACCTCCCGGCGTACGGGGCGGTGCGCCGGAAGCACTTCCCGGTCGAGTCCGGTCAGACGCCTCCGGCGAGCACCACGGTCGAGGTGAGCCGACTCTTCCTGCCCGGTGCGGTGCTGGAAGTGGAGATCACCGCCGTCGTCAGGAGCTGA
- a CDS encoding NAD(P)-dependent oxidoreductase codes for MSEIAVLGTGRMGTPMARRLIGAGHRVRVWNRSPERAEPLAADGAKIAATPAEAVDGADFVVTMLTDATAVRAALDAAAPSLRPGTIVVQTSTIGPDEVREIAGRLPAGVGLLDAPVGGSVNAVEAGTLVVFAGGSADTVAAAEPVLRPLGKVRPTGPIGTGSAVKLVNNTAMVTALAALHDSLTVADSVGVDRDVALDVLAGGPLGGAVQRLRTAGGNFAISLAAKDLRLAQRDAPGTPVAAAALERLAEIADQDANVTAIV; via the coding sequence ATGAGCGAGATCGCAGTGCTGGGCACCGGCCGCATGGGTACGCCGATGGCGCGCCGCCTGATCGGGGCGGGCCACCGGGTGCGGGTGTGGAACCGGAGTCCCGAACGGGCCGAGCCGCTGGCGGCGGACGGGGCGAAGATCGCCGCGACGCCGGCCGAGGCGGTCGATGGGGCCGACTTCGTCGTCACGATGCTGACCGACGCCACCGCTGTGCGGGCGGCGCTGGACGCGGCGGCCCCGAGCCTGCGGCCGGGCACGATCGTGGTGCAGACGTCGACGATCGGCCCCGACGAGGTACGCGAGATCGCGGGCCGCCTCCCAGCCGGCGTCGGCCTCCTCGACGCCCCCGTCGGCGGCAGCGTCAACGCGGTCGAAGCCGGGACGCTGGTCGTCTTCGCGGGCGGGTCGGCGGACACGGTCGCCGCGGCCGAGCCGGTGCTGCGCCCGCTCGGCAAGGTACGCCCCACCGGCCCGATCGGCACTGGGTCGGCGGTGAAACTCGTCAACAACACGGCGATGGTGACCGCGCTGGCGGCGTTGCACGACAGCCTGACCGTGGCCGACTCGGTCGGCGTCGACCGCGACGTGGCGCTCGACGTGCTGGCCGGTGGGCCGCTCGGCGGGGCGGTGCAACGGTTGCGTACCGCGGGCGGGAACTTCGCGATCTCGTTGGCGGCCAAGGATCTCCGGCTCGCCCAACGGGACGCCCCCGGTACGCCCGTCGCCGCGGCCGCGCTGGAGCGGCTCGCGGAGATCGCAGATCAGGACGCCAACGTCACCGCCATCGTCTGA
- a CDS encoding LysR family transcriptional regulator produces the protein METQLLEVFRTVARLKSITAAAQSLRYTQSAVSRQIAALEAELGVRVFDRLPRGVELTAEGREFQPYAEAVLDRLAAARRGLDDLRGLGSGRLRVGAFPTAVAALVPRALAGFRTAYPNVRLSLVEGLTPRLLDRLAAGDADVAVVSTSPVDEFETERFELHHLLDERLLVAVPRDHRLARRRTVRLAELAEDAFIAGSATAENTLLRASLPSGFEPRIDIVAAEWTGKFGCVAAGLGVALVPALATRSIPADITLLRLDKKDESVRQIYAATLAGRTRPPAVVRFLDHLDEVAATFR, from the coding sequence GTGGAGACCCAACTGCTCGAGGTATTCCGGACCGTGGCCCGGCTGAAGTCGATCACGGCGGCGGCGCAGTCCCTGCGCTACACGCAGTCGGCCGTTTCCCGGCAGATCGCCGCGCTGGAGGCGGAGCTGGGCGTACGCGTCTTCGACCGGCTGCCGCGCGGCGTCGAGCTGACCGCCGAGGGCCGGGAGTTCCAGCCGTACGCCGAAGCCGTGCTCGACCGCCTGGCGGCGGCCCGGCGCGGGCTGGACGATCTGCGCGGGCTCGGCAGCGGCCGCCTGCGCGTGGGTGCCTTCCCGACCGCGGTCGCCGCCCTCGTCCCCCGGGCCTTGGCGGGCTTCCGGACGGCGTACCCGAACGTTCGCCTGTCGCTTGTGGAGGGCCTGACCCCCCGCCTGCTGGATCGGCTCGCGGCCGGGGACGCCGACGTGGCCGTGGTGAGCACGTCGCCGGTCGACGAGTTCGAGACCGAGCGCTTCGAGCTGCACCACCTGCTCGACGAACGCCTGCTCGTCGCGGTCCCCCGCGATCATCGGCTGGCCCGCCGCCGCACGGTACGCCTCGCTGAGCTGGCCGAGGACGCGTTCATCGCCGGCTCCGCGACCGCCGAGAACACCCTGCTGCGCGCGAGCCTGCCCAGCGGGTTCGAGCCGCGGATCGACATCGTGGCGGCCGAGTGGACGGGCAAGTTCGGCTGCGTGGCCGCCGGGCTCGGGGTGGCGCTCGTGCCGGCCTTGGCCACGCGGAGCATCCCGGCCGACATCACGCTGTTGCGCCTGGACAAAAAGGACGAATCAGTCCGGCAGATCTACGCCGCGACCCTCGCCGGGCGGACGCGCCCACCAGCGGTGGTGCGCTTCCTCGACCACCTCGACGAGGTCGCGGCGACGTTCCGTTAA
- a CDS encoding coiled-coil domain-containing protein, whose amino-acid sequence MRLTTPARRRSIVFALLAVMFSAVFAVGSTPGYAEPSDSEGASAKLRKALDEASRGYLDAKTALDRSTQRQTQLTGELTKLEADHADKVTKVRAMAAAAYQAGRLGTVSALLGAESPDDFVERVFTLNAVTANEDGTLRDMVRARDRVTAAKATLAEEIDQQKKQVAIMAARKKQAEDALTAAGYGTSTSGPTGLVKTAKPAPRNSDGSWPKESCSVDDPTTSGCITPRTLHALQQAKAAGFNHYVSCYRVDDHGEHPKGRACDFAAAKSGFGGVASGADKTYGNNLAAFFVKNADRLGVLYVIWFRKIWLPSSGWRTYSGSGSPAAEHTNHVHLSEY is encoded by the coding sequence ATGAGGCTGACGACCCCGGCTCGACGACGATCCATAGTCTTCGCGTTACTCGCCGTGATGTTCTCGGCGGTCTTCGCGGTCGGCTCGACGCCCGGCTATGCCGAGCCGAGCGACTCCGAAGGCGCGTCCGCGAAGTTGCGCAAGGCGCTGGACGAGGCCAGCCGTGGCTACCTCGACGCGAAGACCGCGCTCGACCGCTCGACACAGCGGCAGACCCAGCTCACCGGCGAACTCACCAAGCTGGAAGCCGATCACGCCGACAAGGTCACGAAGGTGCGCGCGATGGCGGCCGCGGCGTACCAGGCGGGCCGGCTCGGCACCGTCTCCGCGCTGCTCGGCGCCGAGTCGCCGGACGACTTCGTGGAGCGCGTGTTCACCCTGAACGCCGTCACGGCCAACGAAGACGGCACATTACGGGACATGGTTCGAGCCCGGGACCGGGTGACCGCGGCGAAGGCGACCTTGGCCGAGGAGATCGACCAGCAGAAGAAGCAGGTCGCGATCATGGCCGCGCGCAAGAAGCAGGCCGAGGACGCATTGACCGCGGCGGGCTACGGCACCTCGACGAGCGGCCCGACAGGTCTGGTGAAGACGGCGAAACCGGCGCCGCGCAACTCGGACGGATCGTGGCCCAAGGAGTCGTGCTCCGTCGACGATCCCACCACCAGCGGCTGCATCACCCCGCGTACGCTGCATGCCTTGCAGCAGGCCAAAGCGGCCGGCTTCAACCACTACGTCTCCTGCTACCGCGTCGACGATCACGGTGAACACCCGAAAGGCCGGGCCTGCGACTTCGCCGCCGCGAAGAGCGGTTTCGGCGGAGTCGCCAGCGGGGCCGACAAGACATACGGGAACAACCTCGCCGCGTTCTTCGTCAAGAACGCCGATCGGCTCGGCGTCCTCTACGTGATCTGGTTCCGCAAGATCTGGCTGCCCAGCTCGGGTTGGCGAACCTACAGCGGCAGCGGCAGTCCGGCCGCCGAGCACACGAATCACGTGCATTTGTCCGAGTATTAA
- a CDS encoding FAD-binding oxidoreductase, translating to MNRIATNARQSTLDGDLRRRVTGTVHTPGSAAYEALRRPLRADLDPRPSVVVEAANVADIRSSLLAARQHGVPLAVQATGHGTHVAADDAVLLKTTGMTSVLVDPARRIARVGPGTRWSEVLTAAAPFGLAPLSGSSPTVGVTGYTLGGGVGWLARRFGFASDSVVRAQVLTADGRLLTTGPDQYPDLFWALRGGGGGFGIVTSLEFQLYPVDQVTAGFLYVPLSGETIACYETWASTLPDELSTALVVRRMPATDDVPAALRDRSVIMLKVLHSGDPAQTRCLLAPMLAAAGPVLHDELRVLPYAQAAMGGTAARHLDFFPALPSAAIDELLAVHHATGSTVEIRHWGGAMADPGPDAGPAGHREAPFSVILDTPQPDTAARLAAYGIGGTFLNFLADTGRTATAFSAENLRRLRDVKRFYDPENFFRLGHTVTAPADHPLRRAA from the coding sequence ATGAACCGGATCGCCACGAACGCCCGACAGTCCACTCTCGACGGGGATCTGCGCCGTCGCGTCACCGGCACGGTGCACACGCCCGGCAGTGCGGCGTACGAGGCGCTGAGACGGCCGCTGCGGGCCGATCTCGACCCACGCCCATCCGTAGTAGTGGAAGCCGCCAACGTCGCCGACATTCGCTCCTCGCTCCTCGCAGCGCGGCAGCATGGCGTACCGCTGGCGGTCCAGGCGACGGGCCACGGCACGCACGTCGCCGCGGACGACGCCGTGCTGCTCAAGACCACTGGAATGACGTCGGTGCTGGTAGACCCGGCTCGACGGATCGCCCGCGTCGGCCCCGGCACGCGCTGGAGCGAGGTGCTCACGGCCGCGGCGCCGTTCGGTCTCGCGCCCCTGTCGGGCAGCTCGCCCACCGTGGGTGTCACGGGCTACACGCTGGGCGGCGGAGTGGGCTGGCTCGCGCGCCGCTTCGGTTTCGCCTCCGACAGCGTGGTACGCGCACAGGTGCTGACGGCCGACGGACGGCTGCTGACCACCGGACCGGATCAGTACCCGGACCTGTTCTGGGCGCTGCGCGGGGGCGGCGGCGGTTTCGGCATCGTCACCTCGCTGGAGTTCCAGCTCTACCCAGTCGACCAGGTCACCGCCGGATTCCTTTATGTACCCCTTTCGGGGGAGACGATCGCCTGCTATGAGACCTGGGCCTCGACCCTGCCCGACGAGCTGAGCACCGCCCTGGTCGTACGCCGCATGCCGGCCACCGACGACGTGCCGGCGGCGCTCCGCGATCGCAGCGTGATCATGCTGAAGGTGCTGCACTCCGGGGATCCCGCGCAGACCCGGTGCCTCCTGGCGCCGATGCTCGCGGCGGCCGGACCCGTTCTGCACGACGAGCTACGCGTCCTGCCGTACGCCCAAGCCGCGATGGGCGGCACCGCCGCTCGCCACCTCGACTTCTTCCCGGCCCTGCCGAGCGCGGCGATCGACGAGCTGCTCGCCGTCCACCACGCGACCGGGTCCACCGTGGAGATCCGCCACTGGGGCGGCGCGATGGCCGACCCCGGCCCGGACGCCGGCCCCGCCGGCCACCGGGAGGCGCCGTTCTCCGTGATCCTCGACACGCCGCAGCCCGACACCGCCGCCCGGCTGGCCGCGTACGGGATCGGCGGGACGTTCCTCAACTTCCTCGCCGACACCGGGCGTACCGCGACCGCCTTCTCCGCCGAGAACCTGCGGCGGTTGCGGGACGTGAAGCGGTTCTACGATCCCGAGAACTTCTTCCGCCTCGGCCACACCGTCACCGCCCCGGCGGACCACCCCCTCCGCCGCGCCGCCTGA
- the alaS gene encoding alanine--tRNA ligase codes for MLSTDIRRTFLNFFADRDHPELPSASLIPEDSQLLLVNAGMVPFAPYFLSRRQPPHPRLMSLQKCLRTVDIERVGKTTRHATSFEMLGNFSFGDYFKDEVVPWAYELLTEGYGLDRERLWITVLDGDDETVELWRRLGFPDERIQRLGVEDNYWSMGLPGPGGPSSEIFYDRGERFGLGGGPAVDKERFLELWNLVFIHQLRGDSDYDIRGELPARNIDTGLGVDRLALVLQDRAYICETDLLSPTLRRLQEITGEDYQIAPTRSQTSYRIVSDHLRAGAFLIADGVLPGNEGRGYVVRRLLRRVVRHGRLLGIDGPFLGDLVGTVIENLGGQWPELITRRPVIEQVVGREEEAFDRTVRQGTRLLDVAILSAKPGGVLPGATAFELHDTYGFPVDLTAEIAEDAGLSLDRDEFGLLMQAQRRRARDARSAGPSSDEVYRELLGKLGPTEFFGYDQLSGEAHVLGIVSLGTVSGSGDVAVATEGDRVEVILDRSPFYAEGGGQVGDSGVLRTRDGGVIRVDSTKAVGDGLYLHSGQISSGVVSVDDEVFAEVDGVRRGATARAHSATHVLHATLREHLGEHAQQHGSLVEPGRLRFDFTHFDAVGPDQLAAIEGQVNERLLSNPEVRVWHATRSEAERAGATALFGEKYGDTVRIVDIGDFSRELCGGTHVGYGSQAGPVRLLGEESVGAGLRRVSALVGLDALRHADRERRVLGEVTRLLGSPTDTVVQQLTVKLGALSAAEQQLSAYRRRELDLLGGELATRGEPCGSGRIVVRRVTGVAGDELRGLASDVLRRLPQPGAVVLGLTDGERAQLVAAVSSGEAVELLRDAGRAVGGGAGGTGPLANAGGRRVEGLDQALELARAVCRRVLGGN; via the coding sequence ATGCTTTCCACCGACATTCGCCGTACCTTCCTCAACTTCTTCGCGGATCGCGATCATCCGGAGCTCCCGTCGGCGTCGCTGATCCCCGAGGACTCCCAGCTCCTGCTCGTCAACGCGGGGATGGTGCCGTTCGCGCCGTACTTCCTCAGCCGGCGGCAGCCGCCGCATCCACGCCTCATGTCGCTGCAGAAGTGTCTGCGTACGGTCGACATCGAGCGCGTCGGCAAGACCACCCGGCACGCGACCTCTTTCGAGATGCTGGGCAACTTCTCCTTCGGGGACTACTTCAAGGACGAGGTCGTCCCGTGGGCGTACGAGCTGCTGACCGAGGGCTATGGGCTCGACCGGGAGCGGCTGTGGATCACCGTGCTCGACGGCGACGACGAGACCGTCGAGCTGTGGCGGCGCCTGGGCTTTCCCGACGAGCGCATCCAGCGGCTCGGCGTCGAGGACAACTATTGGTCGATGGGACTTCCGGGGCCGGGCGGGCCTAGCTCGGAGATCTTCTACGACCGGGGTGAGCGGTTCGGTCTCGGCGGCGGCCCGGCGGTCGACAAGGAGCGCTTCCTGGAGCTCTGGAACCTCGTCTTCATCCATCAGTTGCGCGGTGACAGCGACTACGACATCCGCGGCGAGCTGCCCGCGCGCAACATCGATACCGGACTCGGCGTCGACCGGCTCGCGCTGGTCCTCCAGGACCGCGCATACATCTGCGAGACCGACCTGCTGTCGCCCACGCTGCGGCGGCTGCAGGAGATCACCGGCGAGGACTACCAGATCGCGCCCACGCGATCACAGACGTCCTACCGCATCGTCAGCGACCATCTGCGCGCGGGCGCGTTCCTGATCGCCGACGGGGTGCTGCCGGGGAACGAGGGTCGCGGCTACGTGGTGCGCCGGCTTCTCCGCCGAGTCGTACGCCACGGGCGTCTCCTGGGTATCGACGGTCCGTTCCTGGGCGACCTGGTCGGCACGGTGATCGAGAACCTCGGCGGCCAGTGGCCCGAGCTGATCACCCGGCGGCCCGTGATCGAGCAGGTCGTCGGCCGGGAGGAGGAGGCGTTCGACCGCACGGTACGCCAGGGCACCCGGCTGCTCGACGTGGCGATCCTGTCGGCGAAGCCGGGCGGGGTGCTGCCCGGGGCGACGGCGTTCGAACTGCACGACACGTATGGGTTCCCGGTGGACCTGACGGCGGAGATCGCGGAGGACGCGGGGCTTTCGCTGGATCGGGACGAGTTCGGGCTGCTCATGCAGGCGCAGCGGCGGCGGGCGCGGGACGCGCGGTCGGCCGGCCCGTCGTCGGACGAGGTCTACCGGGAACTGCTGGGCAAGCTCGGGCCGACCGAGTTCTTCGGCTACGACCAGCTGTCCGGGGAGGCGCACGTCCTTGGCATCGTCAGCCTCGGCACCGTCAGCGGCAGCGGTGACGTCGCGGTCGCGACCGAGGGCGACCGGGTGGAGGTGATCCTCGACCGCAGCCCGTTCTACGCGGAGGGCGGCGGCCAGGTCGGCGACTCCGGCGTGCTGCGTACGCGGGACGGCGGGGTGATCCGGGTCGACTCGACGAAGGCGGTCGGAGACGGCCTTTACCTCCACTCCGGACAGATCAGCTCCGGCGTCGTCAGCGTGGACGACGAGGTCTTCGCGGAGGTCGACGGCGTACGCCGAGGGGCGACCGCGCGGGCGCACAGCGCGACCCACGTGCTGCACGCGACGCTCCGGGAACACCTGGGCGAGCACGCGCAACAACACGGCTCGCTGGTCGAACCGGGTCGGCTACGGTTCGACTTCACCCACTTCGACGCCGTCGGGCCGGATCAGCTGGCGGCGATCGAGGGGCAGGTCAACGAGCGGCTGCTCAGCAACCCCGAGGTACGCGTCTGGCACGCGACCCGGTCGGAGGCGGAGCGGGCGGGCGCGACCGCGCTGTTCGGCGAGAAATACGGCGACACCGTACGCATCGTCGACATCGGCGACTTCTCCCGCGAACTGTGCGGCGGTACGCACGTCGGCTACGGCAGCCAGGCGGGTCCCGTCCGACTGCTGGGCGAGGAGTCCGTCGGCGCGGGACTCCGCCGCGTCTCGGCGCTCGTCGGCCTGGACGCGTTGCGCCACGCGGATCGGGAACGCCGGGTGCTCGGCGAGGTGACCCGGCTCCTCGGTTCGCCCACGGACACCGTGGTGCAGCAGTTGACGGTCAAGCTCGGGGCGCTGTCCGCGGCGGAGCAGCAGCTCTCGGCGTATCGCCGCCGTGAGCTGGACCTGCTCGGCGGCGAGCTCGCGACGCGGGGCGAGCCGTGCGGGTCCGGCCGGATCGTGGTCCGCCGGGTGACCGGCGTGGCGGGCGACGAGCTGCGCGGCCTGGCGTCCGACGTGCTGCGGCGGCTGCCTCAGCCAGGCGCGGTGGTGCTGGGCCTGACCGACGGCGAGCGCGCGCAGCTGGTCGCGGCGGTGAGCAGCGGTGAGGCGGTCGAGCTGTTGCGCGACGCGGGACGGGCGGTCGGCGGTGGCGCGGGCGGCACCGGGCCGCTGGCGAATGCGGGCGGACGGCGCGTCGAGGGCCTGGACCAGGCGTTGGAGCTGGCGCGGGCGGTATGCCGCCGGGTGCTTGGGGGTAACTGA
- a CDS encoding TIGR03557 family F420-dependent LLM class oxidoreductase gives MPEIGYTLMGEQSPPRQLVDDAVAAERAGFDYAVCSDHYYPWLSEQGHSPYAWAVLGAAAYATDRMGLMSYVTCPIRRYHPAVVAQKAATVSLLSQGRFILGLGAGENLNEHVVGAWPHVIERHAMFEEALEIIHALLSGGVLHYSGNYFEVPEAQLWDVPELPVPIGVAVSGPDSIDLAARYADVLVATEPRPELVTAFDTAAGPGKPKYGQVPICWGPDEDACRKIAYDQFRWSGLGWPVNAELPGPRSFASATKSATVDHVAQEITCGPDVGKHAEAVRKYFDAGFTHVAVVQIGADSQGAFLEMAERELLPALR, from the coding sequence ATGCCGGAGATCGGATACACCTTGATGGGCGAGCAGAGCCCGCCCCGCCAACTCGTCGACGACGCGGTGGCCGCCGAGCGGGCCGGTTTCGACTACGCCGTCTGCTCCGACCACTACTACCCCTGGTTGTCCGAACAGGGGCATTCCCCGTACGCCTGGGCGGTTCTGGGGGCGGCCGCGTACGCCACCGACCGGATGGGGCTGATGTCCTATGTGACCTGCCCGATCCGGCGCTATCACCCGGCGGTGGTGGCACAGAAGGCCGCGACGGTCTCGCTGCTGTCGCAGGGGCGTTTCATTCTGGGGCTGGGCGCGGGGGAGAACCTCAACGAGCACGTCGTGGGCGCCTGGCCGCACGTCATCGAACGGCACGCCATGTTCGAGGAGGCGCTGGAGATCATCCACGCGTTGCTGTCGGGCGGCGTACTGCATTATTCGGGGAACTATTTCGAGGTTCCCGAGGCGCAGTTGTGGGATGTGCCCGAGCTGCCGGTGCCGATCGGCGTCGCGGTCTCCGGGCCGGACTCGATCGACCTCGCCGCCCGGTACGCCGACGTCCTGGTCGCCACCGAGCCGAGGCCCGAGCTGGTGACCGCCTTCGACACCGCGGCCGGGCCCGGCAAGCCGAAGTACGGCCAGGTCCCGATCTGCTGGGGGCCGGATGAGGACGCGTGTCGGAAGATCGCGTACGACCAGTTCCGGTGGTCCGGCCTCGGCTGGCCGGTCAACGCCGAACTGCCCGGACCTCGCTCGTTCGCGTCGGCCACCAAGTCGGCGACCGTCGACCACGTCGCTCAGGAGATCACCTGCGGTCCCGACGTCGGCAAGCACGCCGAGGCGGTGCGCAAGTACTTCGACGCGGGCTTCACGCACGTCGCCGTGGTGCAGATCGGCGCCGACAGCCAGGGCGCCTTCCTCGAGATGGCGGAGCGCGAGCTGCTGCCCGCGCTCCGCTGA
- a CDS encoding zinc-binding dehydrogenase, producing MLAGRLDVKSRKFTVEDVPTPKPGPGEVLVKVQAAGVCLSDVHLIEGSLTPLYLPGGVVTLGHEVAGVVAEPGPGVTAWQPGQRVLLQAGEERGGQVWTRGVDYDGGWAEYALATESTLVAIPDDLSFEQASIIPDAVSTPWAAITTTAQTPPAVPVGVWGVGGLGAHAVQLLRLIGAAPIIAFDPLAPARERAVEFGADLALDPGDPDLRMQVGTATGGAGLARAFDFAGVPPVREQAAKFLGKDGRLTLVGLTDKPLTISDGTRFSYLGQQILGHYGSTDEHVRQLVDLVRLHRIDFARSISDVLPLAQAEQAVERLQKKEGNPIRLILRP from the coding sequence ATGCTGGCCGGACGGCTGGACGTGAAGTCGCGCAAGTTCACGGTGGAGGATGTGCCGACGCCGAAACCGGGACCGGGCGAGGTGCTGGTCAAGGTCCAGGCGGCCGGCGTGTGCCTGTCCGACGTGCACCTCATCGAGGGCAGCCTGACGCCGCTCTACCTGCCCGGCGGGGTCGTCACGCTGGGCCACGAGGTCGCCGGGGTGGTCGCCGAACCCGGCCCGGGCGTGACCGCCTGGCAACCCGGGCAGCGCGTGTTGCTCCAGGCGGGGGAGGAGCGCGGCGGCCAGGTCTGGACGCGTGGCGTCGACTACGACGGCGGCTGGGCCGAGTACGCCCTGGCGACCGAGTCCACGCTGGTCGCGATCCCCGACGACCTCTCGTTCGAGCAGGCATCCATCATTCCGGACGCCGTGTCGACCCCTTGGGCGGCGATCACCACGACCGCGCAGACGCCGCCGGCGGTTCCGGTCGGCGTGTGGGGTGTCGGCGGCCTGGGTGCGCACGCCGTCCAGTTGCTGCGGCTGATCGGCGCGGCCCCGATCATCGCCTTCGATCCGCTCGCCCCGGCCCGGGAACGAGCCGTCGAGTTCGGGGCGGACCTCGCTCTCGACCCGGGCGATCCTGATCTTCGTATGCAGGTCGGGACGGCCACCGGCGGGGCGGGACTCGCCCGCGCGTTCGACTTCGCGGGCGTGCCGCCGGTACGCGAGCAGGCCGCCAAGTTTCTCGGCAAGGACGGCCGGCTGACCCTCGTCGGGCTGACCGACAAGCCGCTGACGATCAGCGACGGCACCCGGTTCAGCTATCTCGGGCAGCAGATCCTCGGCCACTACGGCTCCACCGACGAGCACGTACGCCAACTGGTCGACCTGGTCCGGCTGCACCGGATCGACTTCGCGCGGTCGATCAGCGACGTCCTGCCGCTCGCGCAGGCGGAGCAGGCCGTGGAGCGCCTGCAGAAGAAGGAGGGCAATCCGATCCGGTTGATCCTCCGGCCCTGA